One window of Candidatus Regiella endosymbiont of Tuberolachnus salignus genomic DNA carries:
- a CDS encoding DUF4255 domain-containing protein: protein MINDLNDTLAALLEQELALKDSGINVVFAAPDTRFFQKITPPLIAIFLYDIRENLALRVSEPFAQQKTAGVDTTSVIRSPVSIDYSYLITAWGSNGSETAPDKDQHDMLSRVLHALLRHPIWPAARLKGQLAAHPLPRAFVAQPGHSHNMAEFWSAMGGHPRAVLHYTVTAPLHAHAPIENIPVVKVVSHQASEKQKRNITWPTNPT from the coding sequence ATGATAAATGACCTCAATGACACACTCGCTGCCTTACTCGAGCAAGAACTCGCGTTGAAAGATTCAGGGATTAACGTTGTCTTTGCCGCGCCTGATACACGCTTTTTTCAAAAAATCACCCCGCCACTGATTGCTATCTTTCTTTATGATATTCGAGAAAATCTGGCGTTAAGGGTGAGTGAGCCTTTTGCCCAGCAAAAAACGGCGGGGGTTGACACCACCTCCGTCATCCGTTCACCGGTTTCTATCGATTATTCGTATCTGATTACGGCCTGGGGCAGCAACGGTAGTGAGACGGCGCCGGATAAAGACCAGCATGACATGCTAAGCCGTGTGCTTCATGCCTTATTACGCCATCCCATCTGGCCTGCTGCACGATTAAAAGGGCAGTTAGCGGCGCATCCTCTGCCGCGCGCCTTTGTCGCACAACCTGGCCATTCACACAATATGGCCGAGTTTTGGAGTGCCATGGGCGGGCACCCCAGAGCAGTACTGCATTACACGGTAACCGCTCCTCTACATGCACACGCCCCGATAGAAAACATCCCCGTGGTGAAAGTGGTCTCGCATCAGGCGAGCGAGAAACAAAAGCGTAACATAACATGGCCTACTAATCCGACTTGA
- a CDS encoding transposase: MNNKIKQAKYSLDFKQDAANLVMEKEYTCQQAAASLGVSLSAIRRWVKAEKGTLSRAGSEQASLSLAEREELIRLRKERNNLLMEREILKKAAVFFAKENG; the protein is encoded by the coding sequence ATGAACAATAAAATTAAGCAAGCGAAATACAGTCTGGATTTTAAACAAGACGCCGCAAATTTAGTCATGGAAAAAGAATATACCTGCCAACAGGCGGCAGCCAGTTTGGGTGTTTCGTTAAGTGCGATAAGACGCTGGGTCAAAGCTGAAAAGGGAACCCTATCCCGCGCAGGCTCTGAGCAAGCGAGTCTGAGTCTGGCCGAGCGTGAAGAATTAATTCGCCTGCGCAAAGAGCGCAATAACTTATTGATGGAGCGTGAAATTTTAAAAAAAGCGGCGGTCTTCTTTGCGAAAGAAAACGGATAA
- a CDS encoding N-acetylmuramoyl-L-alanine amidase, which produces MNINFNTYRSLRRPDKGYNDRIRFLVMHYTAANFSASVNSLTGGAASAHYLVPDPTDPSYIAAGFKDQQIFNLVDEKNRAWHAGVSTWGNRTNLNDSAIGIEIVNQATDVQGVFTFPPFNDRQIEAVKTLSLDILQRYSDISPTHVVGHADIAVGRKSDPGAAFPWKTLFDAGVGAWYDEEIKSAYMEQFTTTPLTQADALIRFKKYGYDTSGAATDSAVYKKLVRAFQLHFRQSRYDGELDTETSAVLAALVKKYFNYPAENPTTAQNTGSVI; this is translated from the coding sequence ATGAATATCAATTTTAACACTTACCGATCATTGAGAAGACCTGACAAAGGTTACAATGACCGCATTCGCTTTCTGGTGATGCATTACACTGCGGCTAATTTTTCAGCTTCCGTAAACAGCTTAACGGGTGGAGCAGCCAGTGCGCACTATCTTGTCCCCGACCCAACGGATCCTTCGTATATCGCTGCCGGTTTTAAGGATCAACAAATTTTTAACCTGGTGGATGAAAAAAACCGTGCTTGGCATGCCGGCGTCAGCACCTGGGGAAATCGCACCAACCTTAACGATAGCGCGATTGGGATCGAGATAGTGAATCAGGCGACGGATGTACAAGGTGTATTCACCTTTCCGCCTTTTAATGACCGCCAAATAGAGGCAGTGAAAACATTATCCTTGGATATTCTCCAACGCTACTCTGACATCTCTCCCACTCACGTGGTTGGTCATGCTGATATTGCGGTGGGACGTAAAAGTGACCCTGGTGCTGCGTTTCCCTGGAAAACACTCTTTGATGCGGGTGTAGGCGCATGGTATGATGAGGAAATAAAATCTGCTTATATGGAGCAGTTCACTACAACCCCATTAACTCAGGCTGACGCGTTGATCCGTTTTAAAAAATACGGTTATGATACCAGTGGCGCCGCGACTGATTCAGCTGTCTATAAAAAACTTGTCCGTGCCTTTCAACTGCATTTTCGTCAAAGCCGCTATGATGGCGAACTCGATACAGAAACGAGTGCTGTATTAGCGGCATTAGTGAAAAAGTATTTCAATTATCCGGCAGAAAACCCAACCACCGCCCAGAATACCGGCAGTGTCATTTAG
- a CDS encoding ISAs1 family transposase, giving the protein MSICSVCSGAETWGQIITWSETHQAWLNNYVDMSQGIPSYSTIRRLFMLIKPADFQLLLRGIVDSHHPVRKPEDHVAIDGKTLRGSHCHAKIVTAMQMVSAFSVENRLTLGEVKTNSKSNEITAIPVLLALLELEGATVSIDAIGCNDTVINAILAQDAHYIVGLKRNQPSLYQAVLNYASEKGNKINNLVSDSFDDGHGRCIRRRYFTFALPDSICAKGPAKLKTCVAVESIVSQQHSPKVNANWRYYITDHDASHPGLPGYVRKHWEIESYHWLLDVHLNDDNDKKYEENSAENFARMRRFLLNLVNSKPQKGKKESVRTRLKRISWDREALVELLFG; this is encoded by the coding sequence ATGTCTATCTGCTCAGTCTGCTCCGGCGCAGAAACATGGGGGCAAATCATTACCTGGTCAGAGACGCACCAGGCTTGGCTAAACAATTATGTTGATATGTCACAGGGTATCCCGAGTTATAGCACCATTCGCCGTCTCTTTATGCTAATAAAACCTGCTGACTTTCAGTTATTGCTGCGAGGCATCGTAGACAGTCATCACCCCGTCAGGAAACCTGAAGATCACGTCGCTATCGATGGAAAAACTCTTCGAGGCAGTCATTGTCATGCCAAAATCGTCACTGCGATGCAGATGGTGAGTGCTTTTAGCGTCGAAAATCGTCTGACGCTAGGTGAAGTAAAAACCAACAGCAAATCCAATGAAATCACAGCTATTCCTGTACTGCTTGCGCTATTGGAGTTAGAAGGAGCGACCGTGTCAATCGATGCTATCGGATGCAATGACACCGTTATTAACGCCATTCTGGCACAGGATGCGCATTATATTGTCGGTCTAAAAAGAAATCAGCCTTCGCTGTATCAAGCCGTGCTCAACTATGCCAGTGAAAAGGGAAATAAAATTAACAACCTTGTCTCGGACAGTTTCGATGACGGGCATGGCCGGTGTATCAGGCGACGGTATTTCACCTTTGCCCTACCAGATAGCATTTGTGCCAAGGGACCCGCTAAACTGAAAACTTGTGTGGCCGTTGAAAGCATCGTTTCACAGCAGCACAGCCCTAAGGTAAACGCCAACTGGCGTTATTACATTACCGATCATGATGCAAGCCACCCAGGGTTGCCGGGTTATGTCCGTAAACATTGGGAGATTGAAAGTTACCACTGGCTACTAGATGTCCATCTCAATGACGATAACGACAAAAAATACGAAGAGAACTCGGCGGAGAATTTTGCCAGGATGAGGCGCTTTCTTCTGAACCTGGTGAATTCTAAGCCCCAAAAAGGAAAAAAGGAAAGCGTCAGAACCAGGCTGAAGAGGATTAGCTGGGACAGAGAGGCGCTTGTCGAATTACTTTTTGGTTAA
- a CDS encoding IS3 family transposase, giving the protein MREQKKTYPVRLLCRVMKVSRSAFYEWKRKSPQVTSPAMMALERTTVRIFNEHKQTLGSRRLKLKLNLAGFQVGRFKTRRLMASLSLIARYPKRYRVTTDSQHNHTIAPNLLDRQFTVNTPNKVWTTDITYIRTYQGWQYLAIVMDLYSRQIVGWTLAAHMRTELCLAALQMAYWRRKPNKGLIHHSDRGSQYTCREYGQHLSVRGMQASHSRKGQCWDNAPTERFFRSLKYEYLHYEVLKGHHDANLSVLDYLAYYNSKRPHSVLGYLSPMEFERIPLIKVS; this is encoded by the coding sequence ATTCGTGAGCAAAAGAAGACCTATCCAGTGCGCTTGTTATGTCGTGTGATGAAGGTCAGTCGCAGTGCTTTTTATGAATGGAAAAGAAAGTCCCCTCAGGTAACCTCTCCAGCCATGATGGCATTGGAGCGGACGACGGTTAGAATATTTAATGAGCATAAACAAACACTGGGTTCACGCAGGTTGAAACTGAAATTAAATCTGGCAGGCTTTCAGGTCGGTCGCTTTAAAACACGTCGTTTAATGGCTTCGCTATCATTAATCGCCCGTTATCCGAAGCGTTACCGGGTGACAACAGACAGTCAGCATAACCACACGATTGCCCCCAATCTGCTGGATCGGCAATTTACCGTGAACACACCCAATAAGGTGTGGACAACTGATATCACCTACATCCGTACCTATCAGGGTTGGCAGTATCTCGCTATCGTAATGGATTTATACTCACGCCAAATAGTTGGCTGGACCCTGGCAGCGCATATGCGGACTGAGCTCTGTTTAGCGGCTCTACAAATGGCGTATTGGCGTAGAAAACCCAATAAGGGGCTAATTCACCACTCAGATAGAGGCAGTCAGTACACCTGTCGTGAATACGGGCAGCATCTGTCGGTTAGGGGCATGCAGGCAAGCCACAGTAGAAAAGGCCAGTGCTGGGATAATGCCCCCACAGAGCGCTTCTTCCGCAGTCTGAAATATGAATATTTGCACTACGAAGTGCTGAAGGGGCACCATGATGCCAACCTAAGTGTGTTGGACTATTTGGCTTATTACAATAGTAAACGTCCCCACAGTGTACTGGGATATCTTTCTCCCATGGAGTTTGAGCGAATACCATTAATCAAGGTGTCTTAA
- a CDS encoding MerR family transcriptional regulator, with translation MGKSLNQLVRDYLEQLAGSACRNQQWTQFEARCLQSSAKLDGWQFNRDEANER, from the coding sequence ATGGGTAAAAGCCTTAACCAGCTTGTACGTGACTACCTGGAACAGTTAGCAGGTAGCGCCTGCCGTAATCAGCAATGGACACAGTTTGAGGCTCGCTGTTTGCAGTCATCCGCCAAGCTTGATGGTTGGCAATTTAATCGCGACGAAGCCAATGAGCGTTAA
- the tnpA gene encoding IS200/IS605 family transposase — protein sequence MTTSSYESLSHSKWDCKYHLIFVRKYRKKMLYGKIRQFLEPLFHDLGKHRSCRILEGHMVQDHVHMLIAIPPKYSVAEVIGYIKGKSAIAVARQFGGRKRNFNGERFWARGYAVSTVGFEEAKIKEYIRNQEQLDTKGADERGDF from the coding sequence ATGACAACATCATCGTACGAGAGTTTAAGTCACTCAAAATGGGACTGCAAATACCATCTTATTTTTGTACGGAAGTACAGGAAGAAAATGTTATACGGTAAGATACGGCAATTTCTTGAGCCGTTATTCCATGATTTAGGGAAGCACAGAAGTTGCAGGATACTGGAAGGACACATGGTGCAGGATCATGTCCACATGCTGATTGCGATTCCGCCAAAGTATTCAGTAGCAGAGGTTATCGGGTATATAAAGGGCAAGAGTGCAATTGCGGTAGCAAGGCAATTTGGTGGAAGAAAAAGGAATTTCAATGGAGAGCGTTTCTGGGCTCGTGGTTATGCGGTTTCCACAGTTGGTTTTGAAGAAGCGAAAATAAAAGAATACATCCGGAATCAAGAGCAACTCGATACAAAAGGGGCTGATGAGAGAGGTGATTTTTAA
- the traM gene encoding conjugal transfer relaxosome DNA-binding protein TraM, which produces MPKLQVFINKTILEKINTIVFNKRNDGAKKHEVNTSNTTSMLIELGLKVYELQQRKTESNFNQTELNKVMLENMVKTNFICQKLLGMNSFMSEIQKNEKFNFQLMAKTIRNDTAEVVNKLFPTDGENT; this is translated from the coding sequence ATGCCAAAACTTCAGGTTTTTATCAATAAGACTATTTTAGAAAAAATAAACACGATTGTTTTTAATAAACGTAACGATGGAGCAAAAAAACATGAAGTTAATACGTCTAATACAACTTCCATGCTCATAGAGTTAGGTTTAAAAGTCTATGAATTGCAGCAGAGAAAAACGGAAAGTAACTTTAATCAAACAGAGTTGAACAAAGTCATGTTAGAGAATATGGTAAAAACAAATTTTATTTGTCAGAAGTTATTAGGTATGAATTCATTTATGTCTGAAATACAAAAAAATGAAAAATTTAATTTCCAACTAATGGCTAAAACGATACGTAATGATACAGCTGAAGTTGTTAATAAATTATTCCCAACAGATGGAGAAAATACTTAA
- the trbI gene encoding type-F conjugative transfer system protein TrbI, which produces MVNNSVTPIEMMLPKKVDKKWSKRRRRCVKPVVIVIACMMVLNAAVALLLIQWQSPVIVTFDMKETVDSFMDQSAKTRLSPAQTEQLANRFNRALDSSLAEYRKTQRAIILVAPSVVSGARDITAAVQQDIARRMRTGRDE; this is translated from the coding sequence ATGGTCAACAATAGCGTAACCCCAATTGAAATGATGCTCCCTAAAAAAGTAGATAAAAAGTGGAGCAAACGTCGTCGTCGTTGTGTCAAGCCGGTGGTTATCGTGATTGCCTGCATGATGGTACTGAATGCGGCTGTTGCGCTGTTGCTGATTCAGTGGCAATCGCCGGTCATTGTGACCTTTGATATGAAGGAGACCGTGGATAGCTTTATGGATCAAAGCGCTAAAACGCGCTTGTCACCGGCGCAAACGGAGCAATTGGCGAATCGTTTCAATCGAGCACTGGACAGCAGCCTGGCTGAATATCGAAAAACACAGCGAGCGATCATTCTGGTAGCGCCTTCTGTGGTCAGTGGTGCGCGTGATATTACCGCAGCGGTTCAACAAGACATTGCTCGCCGTATGCGGACGGGTCGTGACGAATGA
- the istB gene encoding IS21-like element helper ATPase IstB has protein sequence MNLQMERIGQACDTLKLPAIAREWSAIADRAAGQEMSFAAFLEDILQLEVNARRQRTRDMLLQMAGLPAIKHFDDYDFRFATGVPRKQLQELTSLAFIERAENIVLLEPSGVGKSHLAISLAYQAITRGTKVRFISAAELMLQLGIAKKQERLEAYLKRSILSPKLLVIDEIGYLPFGRAEANLFFNVIAKRYEQGSVMVTSNLPFSQWATAFADDQTLTAALLDRLLHHAHIVQISGNSYRLKGKKTAGIVPITDLEKG, from the coding sequence ATGAACTTACAGATGGAGCGTATTGGGCAGGCTTGTGACACACTCAAATTGCCGGCTATTGCTCGTGAGTGGTCTGCTATCGCTGACCGAGCTGCTGGTCAGGAAATGTCATTCGCCGCATTCCTGGAGGATATTTTGCAGCTTGAAGTTAACGCGAGAAGGCAGCGTACACGAGACATGCTACTGCAAATGGCGGGGCTTCCCGCGATTAAGCATTTTGATGACTATGATTTCCGCTTCGCCACGGGGGTCCCGCGTAAACAGCTTCAAGAACTCACCAGTTTGGCTTTTATCGAACGGGCTGAAAATATTGTGCTTCTGGAACCCAGTGGCGTCGGTAAAAGTCATCTCGCCATCAGTCTGGCTTACCAAGCCATTACGCGGGGTACCAAAGTCCGCTTTATCAGCGCAGCAGAGTTAATGCTACAACTGGGCATAGCAAAGAAACAGGAACGGCTGGAGGCTTACCTGAAACGGAGTATTTTGTCGCCAAAGCTGCTCGTGATTGATGAAATTGGTTATCTCCCATTTGGACGGGCAGAGGCTAATCTATTTTTCAACGTTATAGCCAAACGCTATGAACAAGGGAGCGTGATGGTGACCAGTAATTTGCCTTTTTCACAGTGGGCAACAGCCTTTGCAGATGATCAAACCTTAACTGCTGCTTTACTGGACAGGTTACTGCATCATGCGCACATCGTCCAAATCAGCGGTAACAGTTACCGATTAAAGGGAAAAAAAACAGCAGGAATTGTTCCTATAACCGATCTAGAAAAAGGCTAA
- the traC gene encoding type IV secretion system protein TraC, protein MERLLDAANRLIQAFNTPDGATQANKTLGEMNYPQLSSLLPYRDYDAESGLYMNNASIGFMLQAVPLMGANEHIIQVLDDLVKSKLPRHTPIAFHFVSSKVIGEQIDAGIADFRWQGTQAEHFNRITQAFYHRAAQQHFNSPTHLPLTLRDYRLYLSYCQKTKKRDSATLMALTHLLKVIRASLDSAKIGTQSVSQTDFVNIISQMVNHRPDALYTDPINVSTYDDLNRQCVDSSLDIVVKPDHLSLTLNKPTGRKSCARVMNFMLESNPDLFFLWQGGDNISNLLSPDLSIASPFVMTFILEAEDQVNTQNEATRKFIDLDKKANSPYAKLFPSVGRQAKEWGALRERLNSNQSCVVRYFFNITTFCPDEDEAALVCEQQVINTFKKNGLRLYSPRYMQMRNYLAMFPFVAGEGLWQDIKASGATCRAESTQVVNLLPIVADNRLCFRGLLAPSYRNQLAFLDIYGERLGNTNYNMAVTGTSGAGKTGLVQPILRSVLDSGGIVWVFDMGDGYKSFCENVGGVYLDGQSLKFNPFANISNISESGERIRDQLAVLASPNGTLDEVHEDLLLKAVMSAWNSKQQTARIDDVVDYLKTARNAPHYVNAERITGRMDEIIELLEKYSAQGIYGDYFNSDQPSLSGDARMVVLELGGLQDKPALLAAVMFSLIIYIEDKMYHSPRDQKKCCTIDEGWKLLNFKNAKVGAFIETGYRTVRRHLGSFITISQNIKDFDADDASTAAKAAWGNSAFKLVLKQDAAEFKAYNQSHPDQFSELERLVISRFGDAKDQWFSAFMLRINDSRSFHRLFVDPLSRAMFSSNGRDFEFIRDQRRKGVDIHTAVYALAQRNFPEEMEALELWSTIA, encoded by the coding sequence ATGGAACGTTTACTTGATGCGGCGAATCGTTTGATACAGGCGTTTAACACGCCGGACGGGGCAACACAGGCCAATAAAACCCTAGGTGAAATGAACTACCCACAGCTAAGCAGCCTGCTGCCTTACCGTGACTACGACGCGGAGAGTGGCTTGTATATGAATAACGCCTCTATCGGTTTTATGCTGCAAGCGGTGCCGCTGATGGGGGCCAATGAACACATCATTCAGGTATTGGATGACTTGGTCAAAAGCAAGTTACCGCGTCATACACCTATTGCCTTCCATTTCGTCTCCAGCAAGGTCATTGGTGAGCAAATTGACGCCGGTATTGCTGATTTCCGTTGGCAAGGCACGCAAGCGGAACATTTTAACCGTATTACTCAAGCATTTTATCACCGTGCCGCCCAGCAGCACTTTAACAGCCCCACCCACTTACCGCTGACGCTGCGGGATTACCGCCTTTACCTCTCTTATTGCCAAAAAACGAAAAAACGAGACAGTGCCACCCTCATGGCGTTGACCCACTTGCTGAAAGTGATCCGGGCCTCGTTGGATTCAGCCAAGATTGGCACGCAATCCGTATCACAGACTGATTTTGTCAACATTATTAGCCAGATGGTCAATCATCGTCCCGATGCGCTTTACACGGATCCGATCAATGTCAGCACTTATGATGATCTTAATCGCCAGTGTGTAGACAGCAGTCTCGATATCGTCGTCAAGCCGGATCATCTGTCATTGACCCTGAATAAACCCACAGGGAGAAAATCTTGTGCACGGGTCATGAATTTCATGCTGGAGAGCAACCCTGATTTATTTTTCCTGTGGCAAGGCGGCGACAATATCAGCAATTTGCTCAGCCCTGACTTGAGTATTGCCAGTCCCTTCGTCATGACCTTTATCCTGGAAGCAGAAGATCAGGTTAACACGCAAAATGAAGCCACGCGTAAATTTATCGATCTGGATAAAAAGGCGAATTCCCCCTATGCCAAATTATTTCCCAGTGTAGGCAGGCAAGCCAAAGAGTGGGGAGCGTTGCGTGAGCGATTGAACAGTAATCAATCCTGCGTAGTACGGTATTTTTTCAATATCACGACCTTCTGCCCCGATGAGGATGAAGCCGCCTTGGTGTGTGAACAACAAGTCATTAATACGTTTAAAAAAAATGGTTTACGTCTGTATTCGCCGCGTTATATGCAGATGCGTAATTACCTGGCGATGTTCCCTTTTGTCGCTGGAGAAGGGCTATGGCAAGACATTAAAGCCAGCGGCGCCACCTGCCGCGCTGAAAGTACCCAGGTGGTCAATCTTTTGCCCATCGTGGCGGATAACCGTTTGTGCTTTCGTGGCCTGCTGGCACCGTCTTATCGCAATCAACTGGCTTTCCTCGATATCTACGGTGAAAGACTCGGAAACACCAATTACAACATGGCGGTAACGGGAACCTCCGGGGCAGGCAAAACCGGTCTGGTGCAGCCTATTTTACGCAGCGTACTGGATTCCGGTGGCATCGTATGGGTATTTGATATGGGGGACGGTTACAAATCATTTTGCGAAAATGTCGGTGGTGTGTACCTGGATGGGCAATCCCTTAAATTTAACCCCTTTGCCAATATCAGCAATATCAGTGAGTCTGGTGAACGTATTCGTGATCAATTGGCGGTGTTAGCCAGTCCGAATGGCACGCTGGATGAAGTACATGAAGATTTATTGCTAAAAGCCGTGATGAGCGCCTGGAACAGTAAGCAACAAACTGCCCGTATTGATGATGTGGTCGATTACCTGAAAACCGCCCGCAATGCGCCCCATTACGTCAATGCCGAGCGTATTACCGGGCGTATGGACGAAATTATCGAATTGTTAGAAAAGTACAGCGCACAGGGTATTTACGGTGATTATTTTAACAGTGATCAGCCTTCTCTGAGCGGTGATGCCAGGATGGTGGTGCTGGAGTTGGGCGGTTTGCAGGATAAACCGGCGTTGCTGGCGGCGGTGATGTTTTCGCTGATCATTTATATTGAAGACAAAATGTATCACAGCCCGCGTGATCAGAAAAAATGTTGCACCATTGATGAAGGGTGGAAACTGCTGAACTTCAAAAATGCCAAAGTCGGCGCCTTTATCGAAACGGGCTACCGTACCGTGCGTCGCCATCTGGGTTCATTTATTACTATCAGTCAGAACATCAAGGATTTCGATGCCGATGATGCGTCGACGGCGGCTAAAGCCGCGTGGGGGAATTCTGCTTTTAAGTTAGTGCTGAAACAAGATGCGGCCGAATTCAAAGCCTATAACCAAAGCCACCCGGATCAGTTCAGTGAACTGGAACGTTTAGTTATCAGTCGATTTGGTGATGCAAAAGACCAATGGTTTAGCGCTTTTATGCTGCGCATTAATGATAGTCGTTCATTCCATCGATTGTTTGTCGATCCCCTCAGTCGCGCTATGTTCAGCTCGAATGGGCGTGATTTTGAATTTATCCGTGATCAACGCCGCAAAGGGGTAGATATCCACACCGCAGTTTATGCCTTGGCACAACGTAACTTCCCTGAGGAAATGGAGGCGCTGGAATTATGGTCAACAATAGCGTAA
- a CDS encoding DUF4157 domain-containing protein: MATNEHKTFQQATAHKQPRFPRAANRMQHASSPAFHPTIPLQFQRNPQNVLAAQSLIGNRAVVQLLRQQPSRDTQTTNNTRLPEPLKTNMESLSGIDLSEVQVHYHSEKPAQLQALAYAQAEHIYLGAGQERHLPHEAWHVVQQKQGRVKPTLQMKNGISVNDNPALEKEATQWGEKAIQRKYDATAPCPFKKVTKESQAVQCVTGKNPKSVTVKNNDDPLEVKIKQTEFLKEGTILYKCTRFEDYSVDKALQGDINNIRGLAKDKPKKGDRDWVGQYFALDKEIAKGYGAEYLEDSEGTGTVYLQVATVKKNIPLLIMENNEYGSGDITGRAKANLMKEYLNLYPNEPLIHTLSDFNYALQFPHDQEGGKEVIMTRDLLKNLLFKEPVTIKYKNYSLKD, from the coding sequence ATGGCAACGAATGAACATAAAACTTTTCAACAGGCGACTGCGCATAAACAGCCGCGCTTCCCACGAGCAGCCAATCGAATGCAGCATGCCTCTTCCCCTGCATTTCATCCCACTATTCCCTTGCAATTCCAGCGGAACCCACAGAACGTATTAGCGGCACAAAGCCTGATAGGTAATCGTGCTGTTGTACAGTTATTGCGCCAACAGCCGAGCCGAGACACGCAAACCACCAACAACACGCGTTTACCGGAGCCACTGAAAACCAATATGGAATCCCTCTCCGGCATCGATTTGAGTGAGGTGCAGGTACATTATCACTCGGAAAAACCTGCACAACTCCAGGCATTAGCCTATGCGCAAGCAGAGCACATCTATCTAGGGGCTGGACAAGAACGGCATTTGCCGCATGAGGCCTGGCATGTGGTGCAACAAAAGCAAGGGAGAGTGAAACCGACACTACAGATGAAAAATGGTATTTCTGTTAATGATAATCCTGCTTTGGAAAAAGAAGCAACACAGTGGGGGGAAAAAGCAATTCAGCGAAAATATGACGCTACTGCGCCATGTCCATTCAAGAAAGTCACAAAAGAATCTCAGGCAGTACAATGCGTAACAGGAAAAAATCCGAAATCAGTAACTGTGAAAAATAACGATGATCCACTTGAGGTTAAAATTAAACAGACTGAATTTCTCAAAGAAGGCACAATATTGTATAAATGTACAAGATTTGAAGATTATAGTGTTGATAAGGCACTTCAAGGAGACATCAACAATATCCGAGGATTGGCTAAAGACAAACCAAAGAAAGGCGATAGGGATTGGGTTGGTCAATATTTTGCGCTCGATAAGGAAATAGCTAAAGGGTACGGTGCGGAATATCTGGAGGACTCGGAAGGAACTGGAACAGTTTACCTACAAGTTGCAACAGTGAAAAAAAACATCCCTCTTCTTATTATGGAAAATAATGAGTATGGATCTGGAGATATCACCGGGAGAGCAAAAGCAAATCTAATGAAAGAATATTTGAATCTTTATCCAAATGAGCCACTGATACACACACTCAGTGACTTTAATTATGCCCTTCAATTTCCTCATGATCAGGAAGGAGGTAAAGAAGTGATCATGACTAGAGATTTATTGAAAAATCTGTTATTTAAAGAACCCGTGACGATAAAATATAAAAACTATTCTCTAAAGGATTGA
- the traV gene encoding type IV conjugative transfer system lipoprotein TraV yields MKHFFLLAVGGSILLLTGCAGVSGDFECDATTRDRCMTMEQANQKARQQEKTSKGKQAVASLPGLVNLSPSASDAAPAVLPSRQQTEMLTATVLPPITASPLLAAPQCPAHRCHLKKKMRAQRTTEKIAHLWIAPWIDAEGALHQPGKISFVVGSAHWQLPQAMD; encoded by the coding sequence ATGAAGCATTTTTTTTTACTCGCTGTGGGGGGCAGTATTTTGCTACTGACAGGCTGTGCGGGGGTCAGTGGTGATTTTGAGTGTGATGCCACCACGCGCGATCGTTGTATGACGATGGAGCAAGCCAATCAAAAAGCACGTCAGCAGGAAAAAACCAGCAAGGGAAAACAAGCGGTGGCCAGCCTGCCTGGCCTGGTTAACCTGTCACCATCGGCTTCTGATGCGGCACCTGCTGTATTACCATCGCGTCAACAAACGGAGATGTTAACCGCTACGGTATTACCTCCAATAACAGCCTCCCCCCTTTTAGCCGCACCACAGTGTCCAGCACATCGCTGTCATCTCAAGAAAAAAATGCGTGCCCAACGTACCACAGAGAAGATAGCGCACCTCTGGATTGCCCCGTGGATCGACGCAGAGGGAGCATTGCACCAACCGGGCAAGATTTCGTTTGTCGTCGGCTCTGCTCACTGGCAGTTACCACAGGCAATGGATTAA